One region of Jonesiaceae bacterium BS-20 genomic DNA includes:
- a CDS encoding prolyl oligopeptidase family serine peptidase: MTQEVDTYAWLEEVTGERALDWVRERNEETTGTLGASAAFTKTAENILAVLDSDAKIPMVSQADGYYYNFWRDSQHKRGLWRRTTPEQYELAEPQWEILLDVDALCEAEDVNWVFHGASLLRPDFTRALIDLSRGGSDADETREFDLTTKSFITPQEGGFYRPESKGALSWIDRDTVYVFTDFGPDASGQSTLTPSGYPRVVKRLQRGQSFDEATVVYAGTDQDMYISASHHFMPGFERDFVSRSIAFYNSETYLVGDGDQLTKIDVPNSAEIGVSRQWMLVELRDDWAVESVVYPSGALLVINFDAFLAGDREFTTLFTPSATTSLAGASWTRDYLVLNVLNDVKNELFRLTPPAGDTNGDVWESTPLAGVPALGTTSVGAVDRIDSNDIWVVTTDYLTPSTLAIADLAALGTPRVLKTMPTFFDSEGLVIEQHFATSDDGTRVPYFLVRRSDIALDGTTPTLLYGYGGFEISLTPGYSGGLGTAWLEQGGAYAVANIRGGGEYGPAWHQAALTKNRHKAYEDFSSVAKDLIARGVTSPKHLGVQGGSNGGLLTGNMLTQYPDLFGAVVIQVPLLDMKRYSHLLAGASWMAEYGDPDDPQQWEFIKMFSPYHLFDADTEYPPVLFTTSTRDDRVHPAHARKLAAKMIAAGKDVTYYENIEGGHGGAADNKQSAFMSALAYRFLWERLAGK; encoded by the coding sequence ATGACGCAAGAAGTTGATACCTACGCATGGTTAGAAGAAGTAACGGGCGAGCGCGCGCTTGATTGGGTGCGTGAGCGTAACGAGGAGACGACCGGGACGCTTGGTGCGAGTGCCGCGTTCACCAAGACCGCTGAGAATATTTTGGCAGTGCTCGATTCCGATGCCAAAATTCCGATGGTCTCCCAAGCCGACGGTTACTACTACAACTTTTGGCGCGACTCCCAGCACAAGCGCGGGCTGTGGCGCCGCACCACTCCCGAGCAGTACGAGTTAGCGGAGCCCCAGTGGGAAATCCTGCTGGACGTTGACGCCCTGTGCGAGGCCGAGGACGTCAACTGGGTGTTCCACGGCGCGTCCTTGTTGCGTCCGGATTTTACTCGCGCGCTGATTGATTTGTCCCGGGGTGGCTCGGACGCGGATGAGACCCGCGAGTTTGACCTAACAACCAAGTCGTTTATTACCCCGCAAGAGGGCGGCTTTTACCGCCCCGAGTCCAAGGGGGCCCTGAGTTGGATTGACCGCGACACGGTTTACGTGTTCACCGATTTTGGGCCCGATGCCTCAGGTCAGTCCACGCTGACGCCTTCCGGTTACCCGCGGGTAGTAAAGCGCTTGCAGCGCGGCCAGAGTTTTGATGAGGCAACCGTGGTGTATGCGGGAACCGATCAGGACATGTACATCTCCGCTTCTCACCACTTCATGCCCGGTTTTGAGCGCGACTTTGTGTCCCGCTCGATCGCGTTCTACAACTCCGAGACCTACTTGGTTGGCGACGGCGACCAGCTGACAAAGATCGATGTGCCAAATTCCGCGGAGATTGGTGTCAGCCGGCAGTGGATGCTGGTTGAGCTGCGCGATGACTGGGCAGTTGAGTCCGTTGTGTACCCTTCCGGCGCCTTGCTCGTGATCAACTTCGATGCCTTCCTTGCCGGGGATCGCGAGTTCACCACGCTGTTTACCCCATCCGCAACCACCTCACTGGCTGGTGCGAGCTGGACGCGTGACTACTTAGTCTTGAACGTACTCAACGATGTCAAGAACGAGCTGTTCCGCCTCACTCCCCCAGCAGGGGACACTAACGGTGACGTTTGGGAGTCCACCCCGCTTGCCGGAGTTCCGGCCTTGGGCACCACGAGTGTAGGGGCGGTTGACCGGATTGATTCCAACGATATTTGGGTGGTCACAACCGACTATCTGACACCGAGCACACTGGCAATTGCCGATCTAGCCGCGCTTGGCACACCGCGCGTACTCAAGACCATGCCCACGTTCTTTGACTCCGAGGGTCTGGTCATTGAGCAGCACTTTGCTACCTCAGACGATGGCACCCGGGTGCCATACTTCCTGGTGCGCCGCTCCGACATTGCGCTCGACGGCACCACCCCCACCCTGTTGTACGGGTACGGCGGGTTCGAGATCTCACTAACCCCCGGGTACTCGGGTGGGTTAGGAACCGCGTGGCTCGAGCAAGGCGGAGCATACGCGGTGGCCAATATTCGCGGTGGTGGCGAGTACGGACCAGCCTGGCACCAGGCCGCCCTGACCAAAAACCGGCACAAGGCGTATGAGGATTTCTCCTCCGTGGCCAAGGACCTCATTGCTCGCGGCGTCACCAGTCCCAAGCACTTGGGAGTCCAAGGCGGTTCCAACGGTGGGTTACTCACCGGGAACATGTTGACCCAGTACCCGGACCTGTTTGGGGCCGTGGTGATTCAGGTTCCCCTGCTCGACATGAAGCGGTACTCACACCTGTTGGCCGGAGCCTCCTGGATGGCCGAGTACGGCGACCCGGATGACCCGCAGCAGTGGGAGTTCATCAAGATGTTCTCCCCGTATCACCTGTTCGATGCGGACACCGAATACCCACCGGTTCTGTTCACCACCTCAACCCGCGATGACCGGGTGCACCCCGCCCACGCCCGCAAACTTGCCGCCAAGATGATTGCGGCCGGCAAGGACGTGACCTACTACGAGAACATCGAGGGTGGGCACGGCGGGGCCGCAGATAATAAGCAGTCCGCGTTCATGTCCGCGCTTGCCTACCGGTTCTTATGGGAACGGCTAGCGGGCAAGTAG
- the ligA gene encoding NAD-dependent DNA ligase LigA: MTNQPEQSSLFPADTDAPVSGAQSLLDAWAALARAVEQFQYQYYMEGASSIPDANFDRLFTDLQELEAEMTEQGVPVPANSPTQRVGGTFSTEFNSVNHVQQMLSLENAFSVEEVAEWADRVHKDLGDSSVSYLCEVKIDGLAISLVYERGYLTRAITRGDGTTGEDVTLNVRTISTIPMQLAGDPATHPELIEIRGEVFMLVDQFGALNEAQRAAGKKEFANPRNAAAGSLRQKDPRITASRPLRMYAHGIGALVWGPGHDQHLSRQSDAYDLFKTWGVPVSEHNRVVQGLDQVRELIDYYEEHRHDIEHELDGFVVKVDEIAAQRQLGATSRVPRWAIAFKYPPEEVTTKLLDIAVNVGRTGRVTPYGVMEPVLVAGSTVEFATLHNFFEVNRKDVRPGDTIILRKAGDVIPEILGAVEALRPEGLPKWEAPTVCPSCGTPIGPIKEGDQDFRCPNQQSCPSQLRERIHHIGSRGAFDIDALGWEAAVALADPEHNRPEDVTTERQTPVLQTEADLFKLADPDSDLSKSLEHVRVWREQKVRDKEAKVWVFTGEYKLEPYFWTKSAPHKPNATTIKLHETLEVAKSQPLWRVIVALSIRHVGPTAARALAAHFGSIDKIAAASVEELASVDGVGGIIAESVKEWLGNDDGTRVPESDWRLNIIEQWRSAGVTMEDVPDEETEQTLAGLTIVVTGGLEDFSRDGAKEAILSRGGKASGSVSKKTDFVVVGENAGSKETKARELGLTILDEDGFKALIAGGPHALQV, from the coding sequence GTGACGAACCAGCCTGAACAGTCTTCCTTGTTCCCCGCAGACACCGATGCCCCGGTTTCCGGTGCGCAAAGCCTTCTCGATGCCTGGGCCGCGTTGGCCCGTGCGGTCGAGCAATTCCAGTACCAGTACTACATGGAAGGCGCCTCATCAATCCCGGACGCCAACTTTGACCGGTTGTTTACGGACCTTCAAGAACTTGAAGCCGAAATGACCGAGCAGGGAGTGCCTGTTCCGGCGAACTCGCCAACCCAGCGGGTGGGTGGCACGTTCTCAACCGAGTTCAACTCGGTTAACCACGTCCAGCAGATGCTGAGCCTGGAGAATGCGTTTTCCGTCGAGGAAGTCGCCGAGTGGGCCGACCGCGTCCACAAGGACCTGGGAGACTCGAGCGTCTCCTATCTGTGTGAGGTCAAGATTGATGGCCTAGCTATTTCGCTCGTGTATGAGCGGGGGTACCTGACCCGTGCGATCACGCGCGGGGACGGCACCACGGGTGAGGACGTCACGCTCAACGTGCGCACTATCTCGACCATCCCAATGCAACTTGCCGGAGATCCGGCAACCCACCCGGAGCTCATTGAGATCCGCGGCGAGGTCTTCATGCTGGTGGACCAGTTTGGGGCCCTGAATGAGGCTCAGCGTGCTGCCGGTAAGAAAGAATTTGCTAACCCGCGTAATGCGGCGGCCGGATCGCTGCGCCAGAAGGACCCGCGTATTACTGCGAGCCGTCCGCTGCGCATGTATGCCCACGGTATTGGGGCACTGGTTTGGGGCCCCGGACATGACCAACACCTATCCCGTCAAAGTGATGCCTACGACCTGTTCAAGACCTGGGGTGTTCCAGTTTCTGAGCACAACCGCGTGGTCCAAGGCCTCGATCAGGTCCGCGAGCTCATTGACTACTACGAGGAACACCGCCACGACATCGAGCATGAACTCGATGGGTTCGTGGTCAAGGTTGATGAGATCGCTGCCCAGCGCCAGCTCGGTGCGACAAGCCGAGTGCCAAGGTGGGCCATTGCATTTAAGTATCCGCCGGAGGAAGTCACCACCAAGCTGCTGGATATTGCGGTCAATGTTGGCCGCACCGGCCGCGTGACCCCGTATGGTGTGATGGAACCGGTTTTGGTTGCCGGGTCCACGGTTGAGTTTGCAACCCTGCACAACTTCTTTGAAGTTAACCGCAAGGACGTGCGCCCGGGGGACACCATCATCTTGCGCAAGGCCGGTGACGTTATCCCAGAGATCTTGGGGGCCGTTGAAGCGCTGCGCCCCGAGGGGCTGCCCAAGTGGGAAGCACCGACCGTCTGCCCGTCCTGTGGCACTCCCATTGGTCCAATTAAAGAAGGCGACCAAGATTTTCGGTGCCCCAACCAGCAATCCTGCCCCTCGCAGTTGCGTGAGCGGATCCACCACATTGGCTCCCGCGGGGCCTTTGATATTGACGCCCTAGGTTGGGAAGCGGCCGTTGCGCTTGCCGACCCCGAGCACAACCGCCCGGAAGACGTTACGACCGAGCGCCAGACACCGGTACTTCAGACCGAGGCCGATCTGTTCAAACTGGCCGATCCAGACTCCGATCTTTCCAAGTCCCTGGAGCACGTGCGCGTGTGGCGGGAGCAGAAAGTGCGGGACAAGGAGGCAAAGGTTTGGGTATTTACCGGGGAGTACAAGCTGGAGCCGTACTTCTGGACCAAGTCAGCACCGCACAAGCCCAATGCAACCACGATCAAACTCCATGAGACCCTCGAGGTCGCCAAGAGCCAACCGCTGTGGCGCGTCATCGTTGCCCTATCTATTAGGCACGTGGGCCCAACCGCGGCCCGCGCATTGGCCGCTCACTTTGGGTCGATCGATAAAATCGCGGCAGCCTCGGTTGAGGAACTTGCCTCAGTAGATGGCGTTGGCGGGATTATTGCCGAGTCGGTTAAGGAATGGCTCGGTAATGATGACGGCACACGTGTTCCTGAATCTGACTGGCGCCTCAACATCATTGAGCAGTGGCGCAGCGCCGGGGTAACCATGGAAGACGTACCCGATGAAGAAACCGAGCAAACCCTTGCAGGACTGACCATCGTGGTGACCGGGGGACTCGAAGACTTCAGCCGTGATGGCGCCAAGGAAGCAATCCTGTCCCGTGGCGGCAAAGCGTCCGGATCTGTTTCCAAGAAGACTGACTTCGTAGTAGTTGGAGAGAACGCCGGATCTAAAGAAACCAAGGCGCGGGAACTGGGGCTAACCATTTTGGATGAGGACGGTTTCAAAGCCTTAATCGCCGGTGGACCCCACGCGCTGCAAGTTTGA